Within Pseudobacteroides sp., the genomic segment AAAGTTAGATTAAGAAGAACAGAGTTTTGTGCATAAATAGAACTTAACATAAGACCAAAAAGGAAGCTAGAAAAAGAAGGATTTTTGTCGCATTTTGTAGAACCACTATAACTATATGCTTATAAACTGTTCTCATAGTATGCCTAAGCTATTGGAGGTAGTATTGCATTATGCCTATTAAAGCCACTGTTTTCAGGTTTCAAACAAATGCGTTAATTTTTTTGGCTCTTGCAGCACTATCCTTGATTTTTCAACTACAACCCATTGTTCTATTTCCCGGCATGGTTTTGTCCTTATCTTCTCTTACGCTGTTATTTACAGTATGCTTATATGGATTCAAAGGATCAGTTTCAGCTTCCTTCTTTGCTTACGGAGCTGCTGCTGTTCTTGGTGCAATAGATCTACAATCAGCTGTCATCCATATCGTCGCAATAGCTTTCATAGCTTGGAGAATGAAAACCAAGCCTGACAGACTTATTACCCATACACTTATGTTCTGGTTATTGGCAGGCGGACCGCTTATGGCTCTTTCAGCAACAATAACAAATGGCAGTATAGGCCTAATCGGAGTTTTTCATATTCAAAAAGAAATCACAATTGCTTTGATCAGCAGTCTTATAGTTGATATTATATTTACATACATCCCACTTAAACGAATTGGTTATGGGCGGAACTTACAAAAAGGCTTTCATTTCAACCGCATCATGGTACACACAACACTTGCGGCCATTACTATTCCTTATCTTTTATATGTGGGTGTAGCTGGCTACAACAGCACAAAACGTATTGTGGGTTCAGTTGACAGTACCTTTGTCTCCCAAATACAGATGATTGAAAGCTATCTTCGCAGTCAAACAGAAAATGACCTCTTTGCCTTAAAACAACAAGGTGTGGTGCAGGTATCACGTTTGGACCAGGAGCTGCACAACATCTCATCGGATACAGGCACCGAAATTGTTGTTACCGACCACAATAATAAAGTTATGGGATCCAATTCGACCGCTCCGAGGGGCTATCCCTTTATATGGCACATGGGCGGCAGTGTTGCTGCTGAAATTGGTACTATCAACTATTGGGTGCCAGACAGGAAATTCAGCAGTGAACTTGAAAAGTGGAGTTATGCATACATTATAAGAGAAAAAGAACTCCCCCCTCTGCGGCTAAAAGCAATAATGATGACACCTTTTGCTCCATATCTGTCTAGTTTAATGGATTCCTACGTCTATCAGCTTTGGGTATATCTGTTTTTTTGCTCAGCTATGTTTATTCTTAGCTCCCTGTTTAATCGTATCTTTTTTAAGCCTCTAGAAAAGCTGGCTGAAACTACGACAGGAATTCCTACTCGCCTTGCAGATGGAAATCGGATTGAATGGCATAAAAGCAGTATCGTTGAGATTGACACACTAGTACATAATTTCAAAACAGTTACAGATAACCTGGAAGGCATGTTTCACCGTACTCACCATATGGCATACTACGACTCGCTAACTGGCCTGCCAAATCGATTATCGATGCAGGATGCCCTTACTACATTGTTCTCCAGCCATATTTCAGACAAAAATCTAGCATTATTATTTTTTGACCTTGATCGCTTTAAGCAAGTAAACGACTCCCTTGGCCATGCTGTAGGAGATCGATTACTCCAAGCGATAGCTTCACGACTTAAAACGATTAAATCGGATTGTATTCATATCTTTCGTATAAGCGGGGATGAATTTGTTGCAATTGCAGATGGAATGGATCAGAAATTGGCAGAACATATTGCCAGGCATATTTTAGGTTTAATCCGTCAGCCCATTTATATTGATCAACATGAGCTCCACATCACATCAAGTATCGGGATAGCACTGTATCCCCAGCACGGGGACAATCCGGAAACTCTTATGAGGCTTGCAGACGCCTCCATGTATATCGCCAAGGAAGAAGGACGCAACACATATGTATTGTATACTGAGTCACTTCAAAGCAAATTATCTGAACAGATTTGGATAGAGCATCAGCTGCACAAGGCCTTGGATTTGAACCAACTCAATCTCCACTAC encodes:
- a CDS encoding putative bifunctional diguanylate cyclase/phosphodiesterase; the encoded protein is MPIKATVFRFQTNALIFLALAALSLIFQLQPIVLFPGMVLSLSSLTLLFTVCLYGFKGSVSASFFAYGAAAVLGAIDLQSAVIHIVAIAFIAWRMKTKPDRLITHTLMFWLLAGGPLMALSATITNGSIGLIGVFHIQKEITIALISSLIVDIIFTYIPLKRIGYGRNLQKGFHFNRIMVHTTLAAITIPYLLYVGVAGYNSTKRIVGSVDSTFVSQIQMIESYLRSQTENDLFALKQQGVVQVSRLDQELHNISSDTGTEIVVTDHNNKVMGSNSTAPRGYPFIWHMGGSVAAEIGTINYWVPDRKFSSELEKWSYAYIIREKELPPLRLKAIMMTPFAPYLSSLMDSYVYQLWVYLFFCSAMFILSSLFNRIFFKPLEKLAETTTGIPTRLADGNRIEWHKSSIVEIDTLVHNFKTVTDNLEGMFHRTHHMAYYDSLTGLPNRLSMQDALTTLFSSHISDKNLALLFFDLDRFKQVNDSLGHAVGDRLLQAIASRLKTIKSDCIHIFRISGDEFVAIADGMDQKLAEHIARHILGLIRQPIYIDQHELHITSSIGIALYPQHGDNPETLMRLADASMYIAKEEGRNTYVLYTESLQSKLSEQIWIEHQLHKALDLNQLNLHYQAIVDGVTSEIHGIEALIRWNHPEKGLISPVQFIPIAEQSGLIIPIGQWVLKEACLQNKKWQDAGFQKVRIAVNLSARQFYSERLTDEIRAILKETGLEPQYLELEITEGFMIKDPGYVNNVLNDLRAMGVTVSIDDFGTGYSSLGQLKNFPVNAVKIDRSFIQNIGTDRNNISIVKAIIELAHGMNLKVVAEGIETEVERNLLLQHHCDEMQGYYFARPMDADKFANTWQQKMSGSTLLESLRL